Proteins encoded in a region of the Coffea eugenioides isolate CCC68of chromosome 4, Ceug_1.0, whole genome shotgun sequence genome:
- the LOC113769232 gene encoding uncharacterized protein LOC113769232, translating to MIDIFAALNYTEEKQVNFTVFQFERPGRTWWNIIRTKWEREWTVWTWLNFVREFNKKYLPPIVQEKRNDDFIKLRQGGLSASEYETQFTKLSKFAPKLIVMEQRRVRRFVQGLNVEIQEALAAAQINTFTEVLEKTQRIEIARAQVNTFHARKKGASSGDQGQEQGGQGMPPRKVSRGAGGVKISGTSTEVISRGVPGGKEQLRGASQGDQTSILYGYCGKTNHTEDNCWRKALKCLWCGSAEGQIATCPLSLNPKQPNVGGNKFIVPARAYTLNHQPVLNPSKVVEGKIRVFHCLAKFWLMMRSGN from the coding sequence ATGATTGATATTTTCGCCGCCTTGAATTATACGGAGGAAAAGCAGGTGAATTTTACTGTATTTCAATTCGAGAGACCAGGTAGAACCTGGTGGAATATAATTAGAACTAAATGGGAGAGAGAGTGGACAGTATGGACTTGGTTGAACTTTGTGCGAGAGTTTAATAAGAAATATCTTCCACCAATAGTCCAGGAGAAAAGGAATGACGATTTCATTAAACTACGTCAAGGAGGCTTAAGTGCATCTGAGTATGAAACTCAGTTCACCAAGTTATCAAAATTTGCTCCTAAATTGATAGTTATGGAGCAAAGGAGGGTgaggaggtttgtgcaagggtTGAACGTAGAGATACAAGAGGCTTTAGCAgcggcacaaattaatactttcaCGGAGGTTCTTGAGAAAACCCAGAGGATAGAGATTGCAAGGGCACAAGTGAACACTTTTCATGCAAGAAAGAAAGGTGCATCTAGTGGAGACCAAGGGCAAGAACAAGGTGGTCAAGGTATGCCACCTCGTAAAGTGAGTCGAGGAGCTGGTGGTGTGAAAATTTCAGGGACATCTACGGAAGTTATTTCGAGAGGAGTCCCAGGGGGAAAAGAACAACtgagaggtgcctcacaaggagatcaaacatCAATCCTttatggatattgtggaaaGACCAACCATACTGAGGAtaattgttggcgaaaggcactgaaatgtttatggtgtggtagtgctGAGGGCCAGATTGCAACCTGTCCCCTCAGTTTGAACCCTAAACAACCAAATGTAGGAGGAAATAAATTCATAGTGCCTGCCAGAGCATATACCTTAAACCACCAGCCAGTGCTTAACCCGTCTAAAGTGGTAGAAGGTAAGATTCGTGTTTTCCATTGTCTAGCTAAATTTTGGCTAATGATGAGATCGGGGAACTAG